Proteins from a single region of Oncorhynchus tshawytscha isolate Ot180627B linkage group LG03, Otsh_v2.0, whole genome shotgun sequence:
- the LOC112242701 gene encoding probable G-protein coupled receptor 82 isoform X1, translating to MENTSQPFPPVSNTFCLNRSSFSAITTFPVSPLCPSFTTRFILPSLYALLFLTGLPGNALSIWVFLRSIATQTSTHVYLFHLGLSNLCLSLTTPFLAAYYSQGPGWLAWSPLCQLVLHGVTPIQQINIYISVFILTWVALSRFATLIQHTHARRPSTCTTLLPHAFFTRLRRVRFAKAVCAWIWGMVVFATVPVTVYYSVRETKVDVGSEDGERGGRGEEEGGRVCYSVAMEMGGSLSRGANVVSIVIFFMCFLLVLMSYVAVARHIWRSRQCAVVNGSQRLLGRVFRNIVVIQVVLIVCMLPYHIFKSIFISIVQHQADPATTIRGPCHPLSAIVEVKNFLLCLTTLRSSVDPMMYFLLDKTFHRHVMLLLRLHPQNSSSQSSGGATTQATTRANPFGGRLEVTVCHKGQGSWKESHSVNWSQCSAL from the exons ATGGAGAACACATCCCAACCCTTCCCACCTGTGTCTAACACCTTCTGCCTCAATCGCTCCTCCTTCTCTGCCATAACCaccttccctgtctcccccctctgcCCCTCCTTCACCACCCgcttcatcctcccctccctctacgcCCTCCTCTTCCTTACGGGTCTCCCGGGCAATGCTCTCTCTATCTGGGTGTTCCTGAGGAGTATTGCCACCCAGACCTCCACCCATGTCTACCTGTTCCACCTGGGCCTGTCCAACCTGTGCCTCTCCCTCACCACCCCCTTCCTGGCCGCCTACTACTCACAG GGTCCAGGTTGGCTGGCCTGGAGCCCCCTGTGCCAGCTGGTCCTCCATGGGGTCACCCCCATTCAGCAGATCAACATCTACATCAGTGTCTTTATCCTGACCTGGGTGGCGCTCAGCCGCTTCGCCACCCTCATCCAGCACACCCACGCAAGACGCCCCAGCACCTGCACCACCCTGCTACCCCATGCCTTCTTCACCAGGCTGAGACGGGTGAGGTTCGCCAAGGCCGTGTGCGCCTGGATCTGGGGGATGGTGGTGTTTGCCACAGTACCCGTGACAGTTTACTATTCAGTGAGGGAGACGAAGGTGGATGTAGggagtgaggatggagagagaggaggacggggtgaggaggagggggggagggtgtGTTACAGTGTGGCAATGGAGATGGGGGGAAGCCTGTCAAGGGGGGCGAATGTGGTGTCCATTGTGATCTTCTTCATGTGTTTCCTGCTGGTGCTGATGTCGTATGTGGCGGTGGCGAGGCATATATGGAGGTCGCGTCAGTGTGCCGTTGTCAATGGTTCCCAGAGGCTGCTGGGAAGAGTGTTCCGGAACATCGTGGTGATCCAG GTGGTTCTGATAGTGTGCATGTTGCCTTACCACATCTTCAAGTCCATCTTTATCTCCATAGTCCAGCACCAAGCTGACCCAGCCACCACCATTAGGGGGCCCTGCCATCCTCTCTCTGCCATTGTTGAG GTCAAGAACTTCCTGCTTTGTCTCACCACGCTGAGGAGTTCGGTTGACCCGATGATGTACTTCTTGTTGGACAAGACCTTCCACAGACATGTCATGTTACTGCTTAGGCTCCACCCACAGAATTCCAGCAGCCAATCATCCGGCGGGGCCACCACGCAGGCCACCACCAGAGCCAATCCATTTGGTGGGAGGTTGGAGGTGACTGTGTGTCATAAGGGTCAGGGGTCATGGAAAGAGTCACACTCTGTGAACTGGAGTCAGTGCAGTGCTCTGTAA
- the LOC112242701 gene encoding probable G-protein coupled receptor 82 isoform X2: MENTSQPFPPVSNTFCLNRSSFSAITTFPVSPLCPSFTTRFILPSLYALLFLTGLPGNALSIWVFLRSIATQTSTHVYLFHLGLSNLCLSLTTPFLAAYYSQGPGWLAWSPLCQLVLHGVTPIQQINIYISVFILTWVALSRFATLIQHTHARRPSTCTTLLPHAFFTRLRRVRFAKAVCAWIWGMVVFATVPVTVYYSVRETKVDVGSEDGERGGRGEEEGGRVCYSVAMEMGGSLSRGANVVSIVIFFMCFLLVLMSYVAVARHIWRSRQCAVVNGSQRLLGRVFRNIVVIQVVLIVCMLPYHIFKSIFISIVQHQADPATTIRGPCHPLSAIVEVNNTFM; this comes from the exons ATGGAGAACACATCCCAACCCTTCCCACCTGTGTCTAACACCTTCTGCCTCAATCGCTCCTCCTTCTCTGCCATAACCaccttccctgtctcccccctctgcCCCTCCTTCACCACCCgcttcatcctcccctccctctacgcCCTCCTCTTCCTTACGGGTCTCCCGGGCAATGCTCTCTCTATCTGGGTGTTCCTGAGGAGTATTGCCACCCAGACCTCCACCCATGTCTACCTGTTCCACCTGGGCCTGTCCAACCTGTGCCTCTCCCTCACCACCCCCTTCCTGGCCGCCTACTACTCACAG GGTCCAGGTTGGCTGGCCTGGAGCCCCCTGTGCCAGCTGGTCCTCCATGGGGTCACCCCCATTCAGCAGATCAACATCTACATCAGTGTCTTTATCCTGACCTGGGTGGCGCTCAGCCGCTTCGCCACCCTCATCCAGCACACCCACGCAAGACGCCCCAGCACCTGCACCACCCTGCTACCCCATGCCTTCTTCACCAGGCTGAGACGGGTGAGGTTCGCCAAGGCCGTGTGCGCCTGGATCTGGGGGATGGTGGTGTTTGCCACAGTACCCGTGACAGTTTACTATTCAGTGAGGGAGACGAAGGTGGATGTAGggagtgaggatggagagagaggaggacggggtgaggaggagggggggagggtgtGTTACAGTGTGGCAATGGAGATGGGGGGAAGCCTGTCAAGGGGGGCGAATGTGGTGTCCATTGTGATCTTCTTCATGTGTTTCCTGCTGGTGCTGATGTCGTATGTGGCGGTGGCGAGGCATATATGGAGGTCGCGTCAGTGTGCCGTTGTCAATGGTTCCCAGAGGCTGCTGGGAAGAGTGTTCCGGAACATCGTGGTGATCCAG GTGGTTCTGATAGTGTGCATGTTGCCTTACCACATCTTCAAGTCCATCTTTATCTCCATAGTCCAGCACCAAGCTGACCCAGCCACCACCATTAGGGGGCCCTGCCATCCTCTCTCTGCCATTGTTGAGGTTAACAACACTTTCATGTAA